From the genome of Methanobrevibacter wolinii SH:
TTCTGTTGAATTTTCAATAAATAAAGGTTCTTATGCAACAGCTGTTTTAAGAGAAATCATGAAAATAGATGTTGTATAATTTATATTCTTTTAAAAATTCTTTTTAAATTGTTTAAATTTATTTTTAGATTTAAAGATAAGTGGACTTATAATTATCTGAAATTTTTAATAATTTAGTTTACTTAATAGAATTTAAAAAAGGTGTATAAAATGAAAAAAAGTATGATGGCTCCAGCAAATGGTCATAGAGTTCAAGGAATATCTAGTGAATCATTTTTAGATGCAAATGAAATCTTAAATAATTTGGATTTAAATGGTGATGAAATATTTATGGATGCAGGCTGTGGGGATGGACATATTGCAATGGAAGCAAGAAAATTATTAAATGATGATAGTAAAATTTATGCTGTTGACATATATGAACCTTCAATTGATGATTTAAAAAATCAAATTAAAGAAGAGGATATTGATAATATTATTCCTCTTGTTGGGGATTTTACAAATCATGTAAATATTCCTAATGATTTTGTAGATGTTGTTTTAATGGTTAATGTTTTTCATGGCTTTAATGCAGTAAGAAAATTAGATGAAGCTGTTGAAGAATTTAAACGGATTATTAAACCTGGAGGAAAAATTGCTATTATGGACTATAAAAAACAAGAAGCAAAACATGGTCCTCCTTATCCTATAAGAATGAGTTCTGAAGAAATTGAAAAGCTTTTTAATAAACATGGTCTTAAATGTTTAAAATTAATAAATGATACTGGTGAAGATATTGAAACTGGTAAATCTCATTATTTAATAATTTTTACAAAATGATTGAATTTTATTATGATAATTAATGTAGAATATAGTTAGAAAATTCTTATTAATTTATATTTTAGTTAATATTTCTTTTTTAAGTGTATATTTCTTTTTTTATCTATTATATTTAATTAAATTCTTTTTTTTATTCTTATCTTTCTTTTAAAAATGCTTTTTTATTACTTTGAATTTTTAATAAATTCAATAAATATAATTTTATATATTTCATTTCGATTAATATTATTTTATTGTTTAAAATGGGTTTTATATTTATTATTTTTAATTTATTTCAATTATTATATATTTAATTTGAATTTAAATCTTTATTTTTTAATATTTATTTATTTAAGATTTTTTTATTCTAATTTATTTCATCGACATGAATTAGTTTACAATGATAAATAATGATAAATTGATTTTTGACATGTTTTTTTAATGTCTAAAATTTTAAATCTATTAGAATCTTTAATGATGTTAAAATCAAAATAAAAACTAATTTTATGAATATAAAAATCTAGTGTATAAAAAAATTTATCATGATTTATAATAATTTTTTAATTTCTTTTTATTTTTTTAAAAAATTTAAGAAGTAGTTATATTATTAGAAAATAAGATGAATTTATCATTGTATTATTTATTAAAAGATATATTATTAATATTTAATAAAAATAAGTTAATTAATCTGTTTTTTTTATTTTTAAAATTAGTTTAAAAAATAGTATTTATCATGATTTTTAATTGTAATATTATTATATTATCTGAACTTATTATATAAATATTTTCATTTGAATCTAATGAAAATCTTTTATTAATAGAATTAAGAAAATAAGTAAACATAATACTATTAAGACTTGTAATATGTGGGAATATTATGAGTAACTAAGTATTATCAAAAAAAAATAATATGGGAAAATAGAGGTTATTAAAATGAGTTCTTCTTGTAAAAGTCCTAAACAGGTTGCTGCTGCAGTAGCAACAACTGGTGAGGCAAAAGGTAATGCAACAGTAACTGAAGCTGTTTTATTAAGTTTCCTTGCTGGTGCATATATTGCATTTGGTGGAATGTTAGCAGAAATTGCTAATGCCGGAATGGTTGCTGCAGGTTATCCTGTTGGACTTAGTAAATTAGTATTCGGGGCAGTGTTCCCTGTAGGTCTTATTATGGTTATTATTGCTGGATCTGATTTATTTACTGGAAACTGTTTATACATGACTTTAAGTGTATTATCTGGTAGAACTACTGCTGGTAAATTAGGTAAAAATTGGATTATCAGTTGGGTTTTCAACTTTGTTGGAGCTTTATTTGTTGCATATGTACTTGCATACTCAACAGGTATTATGACAGCTGCACCATTCAAAGCTGGAGCAATTACAGTTGCTAGTACTAAAGCACTTGGTGGTGCTAAATTTATGGCTGCTGGAAAAGCAACTGCATCCCTTACATGGACCCAAGCATTATTAAGAGGTATTGGTTGTAACTGGCTTGTATGTGTAGCATGTTGGTTAGCAGTAGCTTCTGATGATGTAATTGGTAAAATATTAGGTATTTGGTTCCCAATTATGGCTTTCGTTACCCTTGGATTTGAGCACAGTGTTGCAAACATGTTCTTTATCCCATTAGGTATTTTCTTAGGTGGAAAAATTACTTGGACTCAAGCTATTGTAAATAACTTAATTCCTGTAACAATTGGTAACATAATTGGTGGAGCTATATTCGTTGCAATGATTTACTACTTTGTCTATATTAAAAATGGTAATGATTACCTTGTTGGAATTATGTAGACAAGTTATCAATAAGACTAAATTTAAAAAAATATATGGATCCATATAAAACACAAAATAATGTTAAACTAGGGGGTATAACATTATTTTACACATATATTTTTAGAGAGATTAAAATTTAATATAATTTAATATGGAGATTATAAAATGGTTGAGATAAAATATGTCCCAACAATATGTCCATTCTGTGGAACTGGTTGTGGATTAAACCTCGTTGTAAAAGACGGTAAAATCTGTGGTGTTGAACCATGGAAAAGACATCCTGTAAACTCTGGAAAATTATGTCCAAAAGGAAACTTTTCATGGGAATTTATCAATAGAGAAGATAGGTTGAAAAAACCACTTATCAAAGAAAATGGTGAATTTAGAGAAGCTACTTGGGATGAAGCTTTAACTAAAATTGCAAATAAATTAAATGAAGTTAAAGCAGAAGATCCAAAACAAATAGGATTTTATGCATGTGCAAGATCACCAAATGAAAACATTTTTGTTACTCAAAAATTCGCTAGAGTAGCATGTAATACTCATAATGTTGATCACTGTGCACGTATTTGTCACGGTCCTACTGTAGCTGGACTTGCTAACTCTTTTGGTTCAGGTGCTATGACCAATGGATTCGATAGTATTGAACAATCTGATTATATTATTGTTATTGGTGCTAACAGTATGGAAGCACACCCATTATTTGGTCGTAAATTAATTAGAGCTAAAGAAAATAATGGTGCAAAAATTGTAGTAATTGATCCACGTTATACTCCTACTGCAAGAATTGCTGATACCTATCTTGAATTTAAATCAGGTACTGATGTTGCATTGTTAAATGGTATGATGAAAATCATCATAGATGAAGGTCTTGAAGATAAAGAATTTATTGAAAAAAGGACTAAAAACTTCGATGCATTTAAAGATGTTGTTGAAAAATATGACTTAGATAGAGTAGCTGAAATTACTGAAGCTGATCCTGAATTAATTAAAGAAATTGCAATTGAATATGCTAAAGCAGATAAAGCAGCAATTGTTTATTCATTAGGTATTACTGAACACTCACATGGTGCAGATAATGTTATGTCCACTGCTAACATGGCTATGTTAACTGGTAATCTTGGAAGAGAAGGTACTGGTGTAAACCCATTAAGAGGACAAAACAATGTACAAGGTGCTTGTGATATGGGAGCATTACCTACTGATTATGCAGGATATCGTAAAGTTAAAGATCCAGAAACTACAGCATGGATGAATGAATACTGGGGTTGTAATCTTAGTACTGAACCTGGTTTAACTTTAGTTGAAATGATTAATGCAGCTGAAACTGGTGATTTAAAAGTATTATACATTACTGGAGAAGACCCAGTATTATCTGATGCAGATATTAACCATACTAAAAAATCATTAGCTAACTTAGACATGTTAGTTGTACAAGATCTTTTCATGACTGATACTGCACAATGTGCAGATATTGTATTACCTGCAGCAGGTTGGGGTGAACAAGATGGTACTTTCACTAATGGTGAAAGACGTGTTCAAAGAGTACGTAAAGCTCAAAATCCACCTGGAGAAGCAATGTTAGATTGGAAAATCATGGAACAAATTGCTATTAGAATGGGTGAAGATGCACATCCAGAACAATTCCATTATGAAACTGCTCAAGATATTTGGGAAGAAATCAGAGAAGTTGCTCCAAACATGTCTGGTATAAGTTCTGAAAGATTAGATACTCCTGAAGCTTGCCACTGGCCTTGTTTCAGTGTTGATGATCCATGTGGTCCTTTAATGTATGAAGAAAAATTCTCACATCCTGATGGATTAGCTATATTCCAACCTTTAGAACATACTGGTCCTGTAGAAGTTCCTGATGAAGAATATCCATTCCTTTTAACTACTACACGTCTTTTATTCCATTACCATGCAGCAATGACTAGAAGATGTAAAACTTTAGCTAATGAGGTAAAAACTGGATATATTGAAATTAACACTGATGATGCTAAAAAATTAGGTATTTTAGATGGCGAAATTGTAAAAGCAAGTTCTAGAAGAGGATCTATTGAGATTCCTGCAAGAGTTACTGATGATATTAAACCTGGTATAGTTAATATACCTATGCACTTTACTGAATGTGCAGCAAACATGTTAACTAACTCAAAATCATTCGATCCAAAATCTAAAATGGTAGAACTTAAAGCTTGTGCTATTAATGTTGAAAAAATGGAGTAGATTAAAATGACATATAAAGTAAATGATATGGCTTATGCTTATTCTGCAAACGACACCATTAAAGAAAAAGGAGAATATGGTGGAGCAGTAACTACCATAATGAAATACTTACTTGAAGAAAACATCGTTGATGCAGTTGTTGCTGTTGAAGAAGGATGGGATTTATATGATGCTAAACCTATTCTCATAACTGATCCTGATGATATAATTAAATCTGCAGGATCCCTTCATTGTGGTACATTAAACTTAGCTAAATTTATAACTAGATACTTAGATGGTGCAAGAGATATAAAAATAGCAGTTACATGTAAACCATGTGATTCTATGACTATTAGAGAATTAATGAGGAAAGGTAGAATCATTGAAGACAATGTCATTATGATTGGTGTAAACTGTGGTGGTACAATGCCTCCAGTAGACACAATTAAAATGATTAAAGAAGTCTATGAAATGGATCCTACTAAAATTACCAAAGAAGAAATTGAAAAAGGTAAACTCATTATGGGATATGCTGATGGTACAGAAAAAGCATTTAAAATAGATGAGCTTGAAAAAGAAGGTAAAGGTAGACGTGAAAACTGTCAACGTTGTACCATGAACATTCCAACTAATGCAGATATGGCATTAGGTAATTGGGGTGTAATTGGTGATCTTAATGGAAAAGCTACATTTGTAGAACTTTGTTCTGAAAAAGGTGCAGATATATTTAATAAAGTTGTTGATGCAGGATTAGTTGAAGCTGTTGAACCTATTGAAAAAGGTATTGAAATTCGTGAAAAAATTGATGGCATCATGACTAAAAATGCATTTAAACAAAGAGAAGTTGACTTCGCTGGTACTACTGGTGATGTTTTAGATGTTTTAGATAAATATAAAGATGATTTATCTAAATGTATAAAATGTTATGGTTGTCGTGAATCTTGTCCTCTCTGTTACTGTGACGATTGTTGTTTAGAAACAGAAGGTCCAGAATGGGTACCTGGTGGATATGTACCTGCAGCTCCATTCTTCCATTTAACACGTATGGTGCACATGGCTGATGCATGTACTAATTGTGGTCAATGTTCTGATGTATGTCCTGTAGAAATTCCAGTTTCAAAAATTTGGGCTACTGTTAATCAAGCTGTTAGAGATAAATTTGATTATTACAGTGGTATTGATAATGGTGATACACCGTTACCATTTACTGAATTCAAAGATACTGGTACTAGAGACTACTTAAAAAGGAAATAAATAATTTTATTTCCTTATATTTTTTATCACTCGAAACAAAAACATCCTCTTTAGTTTTTTTAATTATTATATTTAACTACTTGCTTGGAAACTTTATATAGCCTCAGTATAAAGTTTTCAACATATCTTATTTTATTTTTTCTTTATTTAGATTATATTTAGCTAATTTTTTCTTTAAAAACTTTAATTTTTCATTGGCCTTGTTGAAATCCTTTAATTTTAATATAAAATTTAAATTTATTTTATAACTATAAATGATTTTTAAAGAGTTAAATATTTAAATAAAATAGATTTTCAACAGAACCTTTTTTATTTTTAAATTAGAAATAAAATTTATATTATAATTAATAAATTTTAATTTTTTATAATTTTATAAAATTTAATTTTTAGATAAATTTAAATATTAAATGTAATATATTTTTTACATAGTATTTTATGTTTAATATGATTTTATTTTATTTAAGTTAATTCTTTAAAAATTTTTAAAAAAAGTATTTTTACTTTGTATTTTAAACATACAATTATATTTTTTACAGATTATTGAGAATTTTGATTTTATAAATTAGTGATGTGATACTATGAAAAAATTAAGTATTATATTATTATTAATAATTGTTATATTGTTTTTCTTTGCAAGTACTGCTAATGTTTTATTTTTAGCAGAAGATACAAGTGAGAGTGTAGCAGAACCTGGTGTTGATATGGCTGCTTTATGGTCATTATCTGGAGGATTTCAGTGGATTTATCCTGGAAGTTCAGTGAATGCTGAAGGTAGTACATTACATAATATATTTTTATTCCAAAATCATGATCCTTATGGAGATGCTAAAGATATTATTCAATATAGTTATAATGTAACTCCAAATGTTTGTGTTGTATTAACAAATAATGCATCTGATAGGATTTTTGGTACTGATATGATTGGATCAATTAGAGAAAATAATTGGGGAGAAGGACAATCTAGAGGAAATGCAATTGATGAATCTTTATCCAATCACCCTGCAAATCCATTAGGAGTTATTGAGAGTTTATTAACTGGAGATATTAAAATATTCCTTATATGAATATTTTTATTTTTAGTTTAAAGTTAATTATTATCTTTTTAATAATTGAAAAAATATAATCTCTTAATTTTTAAATTTAAAATTATTTCAGTTTAAAATAAGTAATTTTTTTAATTTTCTAATTAAAATAAGCTTTTTAATTTAAATATTTAAAAAATAATAGAAATATAAATTTTTTAAATTTATATCTTTAAGATTTTAAATATTTAATTTATAAATTTTATTTAATATTATTCTTCATTATCTTCAGAATAATATGGTTTTCTTTTCATTATACCTTCTATAAAGATTTCTTCTAATTTTTCATCAGAAGCACCTTCTCGAATATATTTAACAATATTTGTTAAATTATCATTTCTAAGTAAACAAGGTTTAATTTCTCCATTTGGGGTAATTCTAAGTCTTGAACAATTTTCGCAGAAGCAAGTATTATCCATTGGTTTTACTATTTCTATTTCTCCACCATCAATATAATATTTTCTTCTATCTTGCATGAATTCACGAACTTTAACTTCATCTGCTATTTTACTAAGTTTTTCTTCAAGTGAATCAATATTACAGTGATATTTATCACTGAAACTTTCATCATCACAACTTTCACTTTTTAATAATTCAATAATTTGAAGAACAAGTCCATTTTCACGACAAAAATCAAACATATCTTTTACTTCATTGTCATTAATACCTTTCATTAATATCATATTAATTTTAACTGGATAAAGTCCAATTTTTGCTGCTTTAAGGATACCTCTTTTTGTTTGATTAAGATAATCTTTTTTAGTTAAGAATTTATAAGTATCATTATTTAAAGTATCTAAACTAACATTAACTCTATTAAGACCAGCTTCTTTTAAATCTTTAGCATATTTTTCAAGATAGTTACCATTTGTTGTAATAGATATGTCTTTAAATCCTATATTATTAATGCCTTCAATAATTTCAATAATATCTTTTCTTACTAATGGTTCTCCACCAGATATTCTAATTTTTTTAACTCCAAGTTTTTTTGCAATTTCAGCAATTTTAATAATTTCATAAGGAGTCATTTCTTCATTTGATGGTAGCATACCATCATGATGGCAGTATAAACATTTAATATTACATCTATTTGTAATAGAAATTCTTAAAGAGATTATTGGCCTATTATATTTATCATGAATACTCATTAAACCACCTATTTCTTATTATTAATAAGAATTTCTATTTTATCAAAGTCTTTAACACCATATTCTTCGGTTTTTAAAGATTTTAGCATACCTAAAATAGTTTCTTTTAAAAATTTATTAACAAAATCATTTAAACCTATGACTTTTCCATCAATAGATAAGGTAACATCTGCTTGTTTATCATATTCATAATCTAAATCTCCATTGATGATTGCTTTAGCAATTGATTTACTATCAGTATGTCCACAGTCTTTAGTAAATAATGTTGGGAGAATATCATATGATTTATTTTCTATAATATTAACAAGTGATTTTACATCATCATCACTAAGATTTTTTGCATCTACAAGTTTTATACAATAATCATCAACAAGTTCCTCTGATGTTACAATTTTTGGATAATTGTAATTTTTAAATCCTTCAATTACTACAAAATCTGGTTCATCAATGAGTTTTATTAAGAAAAGTAACCTTTCAAGAGGTATTACACCATCAATATTAAAAAAACTTTTTGTTCCTATTCCTATTGTAATATTGGAACCTGCTTGTTTATGTTTATAAGTATCAGTACCTTCATGATCCATTTCCATTTGATGATGAGAATGTTTTATACTAGCTACCTTGTAATTTCTATTTTTAAGTTCTTTTATAATACGAACAGTTAATGAAGTTTTTCCACTATCTTTTTTACCTACCACAGATAAAATTCTCATAATTATTCCCTCAATATTATGATTCTTTGTATAATCTATTTAATTTTTTAACTTAATAAAAAAATTTACACTATATAATAATATTATACTTTATAGTAATAGTATTTTTATATTTGATTTTAATTTTTAAATATTTCAAATTCTTTTTTTCATTGATTTTTTTAATATTTTATTTGATTAAGATTTATTTAATTGATTTTGAAAATTATATAAATTTATTTAAATATACTTTATTTTTTTTAAGTTTTTTATACAATATCTTAAATTTCTATTATACTTTTCTTATAATATTAAATTTAATAAAAGTATTATAAAGTGTGTAGTAATACCACATTACTATTTTTGTAATACTTTTTTTATTAAAAAATTTTAAAAAATTAATGAAATTTTTAAAAAATCAACTATTTTTTTACATATATTTATTTTTAAATAATTTTTTAAAAACTTATATATCTTATTAAAATGATTATTATTTGAAACTATTTTTAAATATGCTGTTTTTAACTTATTTTAATATTTTAATAATTATATCTATTATTTTATTTCTTTAAATTCATTTTAAAAAAACATAAATGTGTAGTTAATACACATTAGTATATAATATTTTTTAATTAAAAATCTTAGGTAAACTTTATATTAATAGAAAATAAACTTGTATATTGTACACATGGTAGATAATATGCCGAAACATATAGCATCTGGTCTAAAATATTTAGCTGCAGTTAAGTTAAGAAATAAAGATTATACTCAAAAAGAAATAGCAGAAAAGTTAGATATGGATCGTTCCACAGTTTCTCATTATTTAAATGGACGAAATCTTTCTTGGAACTCTATAGAAGTTGCAAACACTATTGTAAATATGTGTTCAAAAGACTTTCTTGCTATGGTGCAGGTTTTATTTGAAGATTTAGATAAAATTCGTACAATGGTTTTAGTCTTAAGACCAAATAATTACGAAGGAATGATTAAAAATTCATGTATCGGTTGTGGATTATGTGTAGATTTATGTGTAATGAAGGCTATTAAGTTAGATTCATTAAAAGCCAAAATACAAAATGACTTATGTTGTGGTTGTCTTACTTGTGAAGAAGAATGTCCAACAAGGTCAATTCGAATTTTGGAGGTTAATAAATGATCAAAAATGAGAAAGAAATTAAAGGTAATAACTTTAATATAACAAGATCAGCAGAAGAATTACGTACTCTTTCTTTTAACGATCATGTTTGTATTGGTTGTGGAATTTGTGAATCCACTTGTCCTGTAAGTGCTATTACTCTTGAAGGTGTAGCTAATGTAGAACGTAACTACACAGGAATTTATTTCAGTGGTCACGATAAAATTAAACAAAATAATGTGTTAGAAACTAACAAATCCGGAAAACTCACAAGACTTACAATTGATGAAAATAAATGTGTTCTTTGTGGTATGTGCAGTGGTTTATGTCCTGCTGATGCATTAACATTAACTATTAATGATGAACCAATTAAAAACATCGATGCGTACCCTAGTTATAATGCTTATGCTGAAATTGATGATGATGAATGTATTTACTGTGAAAGATGTG
Proteins encoded in this window:
- a CDS encoding class I SAM-dependent methyltransferase, with the protein product MKKSMMAPANGHRVQGISSESFLDANEILNNLDLNGDEIFMDAGCGDGHIAMEARKLLNDDSKIYAVDIYEPSIDDLKNQIKEEDIDNIIPLVGDFTNHVNIPNDFVDVVLMVNVFHGFNAVRKLDEAVEEFKRIIKPGGKIAIMDYKKQEAKHGPPYPIRMSSEEIEKLFNKHGLKCLKLINDTGEDIETGKSHYLIIFTK
- a CDS encoding formate/nitrite transporter family protein; amino-acid sequence: MSSSCKSPKQVAAAVATTGEAKGNATVTEAVLLSFLAGAYIAFGGMLAEIANAGMVAAGYPVGLSKLVFGAVFPVGLIMVIIAGSDLFTGNCLYMTLSVLSGRTTAGKLGKNWIISWVFNFVGALFVAYVLAYSTGIMTAAPFKAGAITVASTKALGGAKFMAAGKATASLTWTQALLRGIGCNWLVCVACWLAVASDDVIGKILGIWFPIMAFVTLGFEHSVANMFFIPLGIFLGGKITWTQAIVNNLIPVTIGNIIGGAIFVAMIYYFVYIKNGNDYLVGIM
- the fdhF gene encoding formate dehydrogenase subunit alpha, producing the protein MVEIKYVPTICPFCGTGCGLNLVVKDGKICGVEPWKRHPVNSGKLCPKGNFSWEFINREDRLKKPLIKENGEFREATWDEALTKIANKLNEVKAEDPKQIGFYACARSPNENIFVTQKFARVACNTHNVDHCARICHGPTVAGLANSFGSGAMTNGFDSIEQSDYIIVIGANSMEAHPLFGRKLIRAKENNGAKIVVIDPRYTPTARIADTYLEFKSGTDVALLNGMMKIIIDEGLEDKEFIEKRTKNFDAFKDVVEKYDLDRVAEITEADPELIKEIAIEYAKADKAAIVYSLGITEHSHGADNVMSTANMAMLTGNLGREGTGVNPLRGQNNVQGACDMGALPTDYAGYRKVKDPETTAWMNEYWGCNLSTEPGLTLVEMINAAETGDLKVLYITGEDPVLSDADINHTKKSLANLDMLVVQDLFMTDTAQCADIVLPAAGWGEQDGTFTNGERRVQRVRKAQNPPGEAMLDWKIMEQIAIRMGEDAHPEQFHYETAQDIWEEIREVAPNMSGISSERLDTPEACHWPCFSVDDPCGPLMYEEKFSHPDGLAIFQPLEHTGPVEVPDEEYPFLLTTTRLLFHYHAAMTRRCKTLANEVKTGYIEINTDDAKKLGILDGEIVKASSRRGSIEIPARVTDDIKPGIVNIPMHFTECAANMLTNSKSFDPKSKMVELKACAINVEKME
- a CDS encoding Coenzyme F420 hydrogenase/dehydrogenase, beta subunit C-terminal domain, whose product is MTYKVNDMAYAYSANDTIKEKGEYGGAVTTIMKYLLEENIVDAVVAVEEGWDLYDAKPILITDPDDIIKSAGSLHCGTLNLAKFITRYLDGARDIKIAVTCKPCDSMTIRELMRKGRIIEDNVIMIGVNCGGTMPPVDTIKMIKEVYEMDPTKITKEEIEKGKLIMGYADGTEKAFKIDELEKEGKGRRENCQRCTMNIPTNADMALGNWGVIGDLNGKATFVELCSEKGADIFNKVVDAGLVEAVEPIEKGIEIREKIDGIMTKNAFKQREVDFAGTTGDVLDVLDKYKDDLSKCIKCYGCRESCPLCYCDDCCLETEGPEWVPGGYVPAAPFFHLTRMVHMADACTNCGQCSDVCPVEIPVSKIWATVNQAVRDKFDYYSGIDNGDTPLPFTEFKDTGTRDYLKRK
- the moaA gene encoding GTP 3',8-cyclase MoaA, whose amino-acid sequence is MSIHDKYNRPIISLRISITNRCNIKCLYCHHDGMLPSNEEMTPYEIIKIAEIAKKLGVKKIRISGGEPLVRKDIIEIIEGINNIGFKDISITTNGNYLEKYAKDLKEAGLNRVNVSLDTLNNDTYKFLTKKDYLNQTKRGILKAAKIGLYPVKINMILMKGINDNEVKDMFDFCRENGLVLQIIELLKSESCDDESFSDKYHCNIDSLEEKLSKIADEVKVREFMQDRRKYYIDGGEIEIVKPMDNTCFCENCSRLRITPNGEIKPCLLRNDNLTNIVKYIREGASDEKLEEIFIEGIMKRKPYYSEDNEE
- the mobB gene encoding molybdopterin-guanine dinucleotide biosynthesis protein B; protein product: MRILSVVGKKDSGKTSLTVRIIKELKNRNYKVASIKHSHHQMEMDHEGTDTYKHKQAGSNITIGIGTKSFFNIDGVIPLERLLFLIKLIDEPDFVVIEGFKNYNYPKIVTSEELVDDYCIKLVDAKNLSDDDVKSLVNIIENKSYDILPTLFTKDCGHTDSKSIAKAIINGDLDYEYDKQADVTLSIDGKVIGLNDFVNKFLKETILGMLKSLKTEEYGVKDFDKIEILINNKK
- a CDS encoding helix-turn-helix domain-containing protein; this encodes MVDNMPKHIASGLKYLAAVKLRNKDYTQKEIAEKLDMDRSTVSHYLNGRNLSWNSIEVANTIVNMCSKDFLAMVQVLFEDLDKIRTMVLVLRPNNYEGMIKNSCIGCGLCVDLCVMKAIKLDSLKAKIQNDLCCGCLTCEEECPTRSIRILEVNK